AATTACGGCGGCTCCATCACAGTGAGCAATATAAAGGTATTTAATTATTAAACAACTATCTATTATGAGAAAATTTTTATCATTAGCTACACTTTTCGTAGCAACAGTGTGCAACGCACAGGTCGTTCTGTGGAATGGTGATGACAAGGAAGTGGGCAGCGATGGCGGCTTCTGGGACCGTGCCGAGCCAACAGTCGTTGAAGACGAGGGCAATAAAATCATGAAATTCACGCTGAAGGACAACCCTGGCGGATGGGACAAAGAGCACTGCAACTTTGCCCTGCCCCTGGGCGATGTCAACTTCAAAGGTCTGCGCCGCATGACGCTCCGCATCAAGATGGGTGTGAACCACAACGTGCTGGTCAAGCTGGTCAAGGACGGTGACGGCGGTTACAATACCGGTCGTCTGTTCTGGTGCGGCAACACCAACGAGTGGAACATCCTGACCTTTGAGTTTGCCGCAGGACCTGACAACGACAAGATTGCCGATACGGACAATACCGTGCTCGAGATCTGGCCCTTCGAAGAGGGCGATGCACTGAACAACGTGGGTCAGACCGTCTATATCGACGACATCAAGCTGGAAGGACCGATGGTGAACAACGTAGCCGTTCGCTCGCTGGCCGACAACTCACTCACGGGTGAGGTCGTCGTAACCGGTGTCATTGGCAAGGGCGACTATCAGTGTACGTGGGATGGCGACTGGCACAACGAGCGCTACGACGACTATGCCGTGCTCTGCGCTAAGCTGGCTCCTACAGCCACCAAGCTCAACGTGAGCGGTGCTGGCCGGTGGGAAGAGGACTGGACAGCCATCAAGGCCAAGTGTCCCAACATTGAGATCATCACCGATGAAGTAACGGCCATTCAGCAGGTCAACCTTCGCCCTGCAAGCACTGTAACCGAGTACTACAACTTCGCTGGCCAGCATGTGGCTAAGACCACTCGCTCGGTGACTACAGGAGACGCTTGTTCCGCAGGTCTCAAGAAGGGTCTGATTATTGTCCGCTCAGCATCTGGCAAGAATGGCAAAAAGATACTGGTAAAGTAATAAGGTAAAAGTTAGTATTATTTATAGTTATTAGATTAAGGTAAAAGATTGTTTTTCAGTGAATGTTCGCCCAGATGCCTGTGAAGGTTTATCTGGGCGATTTTTTTGCTATTTATGATATTTTTGTTGCAACGAACGATTTTTCTTATTGTTTGTATCATTATTTATATGCTATGATCATTACAAACACTAAATTTGCAGCAGATTAAATCAATAACTAAAAACTAAAGAACATGAAGAGAGTATTGCTTACATTGACTGTCTTGCTTGCAGTCACATTGATGGAAGCCCAGGTGACACCCATCGTGTTAGGCGACAGCCATGCTATGCTAAAGATGATGCAAGGCAAGAAGTTCGTGCTGCTGCCTGTACAGGAAGCAGAGGACATTGCATCGATTGCTGTGTTGGACAATAGTAATAATATGGTTCAGCGTCTGAATGTGAAACTGGCTATCGACCGCGTGGATTATTATGTGCCTTATGAGTTGAAAGGTGCTGCGTTGCTGGACATAGAATTTCACGGCGACCGTCGGCAGAAGGGTGCCGTTGGCGAGTTCGTGTGTTGGAAAGAGATTGAGTTCTCTGATACTTTCGACACCACAAATCGTGAGCGTTTTCGTCCAGTTTACCACCATACACCTCTATATGGTTGGATGAATGACCCTAATGGTATGTTCTTTAAAGATGGAACTTGGCACCTCTATTATCAGTGGAACCCTTACGGCTCGCAGTGGGAGAATATGCACTGGGGACACTCTACCTCTCGCGACCTTATTCACTGGGAAACACATCCCATAGCTCTCGAACCCGACTGGTTGGGCAGCATCTTCAGTGGTTCCTGTGTAACAAATGGCGATGAGGTGGTGGCTTTCTATACATCGGCAGGAATGCATCAGACTCAGTCAATGGCTGTGTCGAAAGACGGTGGTCGCACGTTTGAAAAATATAGTGGCAACCCTGTACTAACCACCAGTGATGTACCAGATTTCCGTGACCCGCGCCCATTCTGGAATGAAGATATCAAAGCATGGAACCTCATATTGGCCGCTGGTCAGGAGATGCGTATCTACTCGTCGAAGGACTTGAAGGAATGGAAATATGAGAGTTCGTTTGGCAAGGGATATGGTAATCATAGTGGTGTTTGGGAATGTCCGGATTTATTTAAGATTAACAATAAATGGGTGCTTATCTGCAATATCAACCCTGGCGGTCCCTTTGGAGGTTCTGCAACCCAGTATTTCGTGGGACAGTTCGACGGTCATAAATTCACCTGCGAGTCTATGCCGAAAGTGACGAAGTGGATGGACTATGGCAAAGACCATTATGCCACAGTATCGTTCTATAATGCACCAGAAAATAGAAGAGTTGTGATGGCGTGGATGTCGAACTGGCAGTATGCTAACCATGTTCCCACTAAGCAGTATCGTTCAGGCAACTCTATTCCCCGTGACTTGGGACTGTTTACCTGCGGCGAGGAGACCTACGTCAGCGTAGTACCATCAAAAGAGATGCTCACCCTTCGTGGTGCGAAGGTGAAGAAGCCCACGGAAGCATGTGAGATTATCATAGATACAAAGAGCATGACAGAGATTGTGCTGTCGAACTCAAAGGGCGAACAGGTCACTATGGTTTACGATGCCCAAAAGCAGACCTTCTCAATGGACCGCACTAAGAGTGGCAAGCTGAGCTTCAGCGAGGCCTTCCCCTGTGTGACAACAGCACCTACCTACGGCACAATAAAACAGCTGCGCCTCTTCATTGACCGATGCAGCATAGAGGCCTTCGATGCAGAAGGCAAGATGTCCATGACCAACCTGGTGTTCCCATCAGAACCATATACAAATATAAAAATAAAAGGTGGTAAAGCCACGATATACGAGATAAAGTATTAATAAAAAGATTCGTGCAATTCGTTAAATTCGTTGTAGAAAAAAAGAAATATTATGGGTAATCAAAACAAATCTATTTATTTCATCCCCGTGATGCTCTGCTTCTTCTGCATGGGCTTTGTGGACTTGGTAGGCATTGCCTCCAACTATGTGAAGGAAGACCTCGCGCTGACGGACTCTGTAGCCAATGTGTTCCCATCGCTCGTCTTCTTTTGGTTCCTCATCTTCAGTGTACCCACTGGCATGCTGATGAATAAGATCGGTCGTAAGAAGACCGTGCTGCTCTCGCTCGTGGTAACGGTGGTGTCGCTGATATTGCCATTGTTTGGCGAGTCGTTCGGCATCATGCTTGTGGCCTTCTCGCTACTCGGCATCGGCAACGCCCTGATGCAGACTTCGCTCAACCCGCTAGTGTCAACAGTAATGGGTGGCGGTAACCTGGCTTCGACGCTGACCTTCGGACAGTTCATTAAGGCCATCGCCTCGTTCTCGGCTCCTTATCTGGCCATGTGGGGTGCCACGATGGTCATCCCTGAGTTCGGACTGAATTGGCGCGTGCTGTTTGGTATCTTCCTCGTCGTAGGCATACTCTCCACCATTCTGCTCTTCGTAACACCCATCGAGGAGCAACCTATCGAGGGTAAGCCCTCGACGTTTGCGGAGTGCTTCAAACTTTTGGGCACCCCCATCGTGCTGCTGTCGTTCCTCGGCATTATGTGCCATGTGGGCATCGACGTGGGCACAAACACCACAGCTCCGAAAATCCTGATGGAGCGTCTGGGCATGACGCTCAACGAGGCAGCCTTTGCCACAAGCCTCTACTTCATCTTCCGTACCATTGGCTGTCTGACGGGCTCGTTCTTCCTGCGTGTGCTGAAGATGCGGACGTTCTTCATCATCTCTGTCTGCATGATGGCTCTGTCGATGTGTGGCCTGTTTGTAGGTACAGAGAAATGGATACTCTACGCCGCCATTGCCCTCGTAGGCTACGGTAACTCCAACGTCTTCTCTATGTGCTTCGCCACCGCCCTTGAGTCGATGCCCACGAAGCAGAACGAGGTGTCAGGTCTGATGATTATGGGTCTCTTCGGCGGCACCATCTTCCCGCTCTTCATGGGATTACTGAGCGACGCCATGGGACAGGCCGGCGCCGTGCTGGTGATGGCCGTAGGTGTCGTGTATCTCTTTATGTATATCAAACAATGTTCTCGATAAGTCATGTACAGAGCCGAACTTGTTCGGACTATGTTATGGCGAGAGAACAAAAACGAAGTTTAATTAAAAACCGCATAGAATATGAACAAACGTTATGTAGTAGGACTCGGAGAAGTCCTGTGGGATGTACTTCCTGAAGGTAAGAAACTGGGTGGCGCACCCGCTAACTTCGCCTATCATGCCGGGCAGTTCTTAGGCATGAACAACACCATAGCAGTCAGCGCACTCGGCGAGGATAAACTGGCCGACGAGACCATCGAGGCCTTGAAGGAGCACGGTCTGAACGACCTACTACCACGTGTGCCCTACCCTACTGGTACTGTGCAGGTACAGCTTGACGAGCAGGGCATCCCCACGTACGACATCAAGGAGAACGTGGCATGGGACAACATCCCTTTCGACGACGACATCGCCGAGATTGCCCGTAACTGCCGTGCCGTGTGCTTCGGCTCTCTGGCCCAGCGTAATGTGGTCAGCCGTGAGACCATTCAGAAGTTTCTCGATGCCACTCCTGATGACTGCCTGAAGATTTTTGATATCAACCTACGCCAACAATTCTATACGCAAGAGATTCTGCGTGAGTCATTCCAGCGTTGCAACATCCTGAAGATTAACGATGAGGAACTGGTGCTCATTGGCCGCATGTTCGGCTATCCCGGCCTCGACATCGAGAACAAGTGCTGGCTCATCCTGGGCAAGTACAACCTTGACATGCTTGTGCTTACCTGCGGCACTAACGGTAGCTACGTATTCACCCCTGGTCATGTGTCCTTCCAGGAAACACCAAAGGTCAAGGTGGCCGATACCGTAGGTGCTGGCGACTCTTTCACTGGTTCGTTCGTAGGTAGCATTCTCAATGGAAAATCTGTGCCCGAAGCACATAGCACAGCCGTTCAGGTCTCCGCCTACGTCTGCACACAGAATGGAGCCATGCCAACCTATCCAGAAGAACTACTGAAATAAAGCAATCCTATTTCATTCAACGCCAGAACACATACCATGTTTGTTCTGGCGTTTTTAGTGCAATTGTTGTAGCCTATTAAACGTACGCACCTTTTAATGAAGGTTAAATTCGTTAAATCTGCTCCCGTTTTTGCACATTTCAAATTCGTCAATTCACTTTTCTACCATTTAACGAGGAAGTTGCTGATTATCAACGCTTAATACGTTCGTATATTGATTATGTGACGTTGCATGTACCTGCTGAATCCGTGAACAATTATAAGAACCATGAGGTATGGGCAAGTTCAAGGCTGTCGTTCCTCTCACAGATGAAGAGGTGGGTATCGATCAGGTATTCATGACGAAGACTAATGGCAACGCTCCCATCATCTACAATATGAACGGTCAACGAATCAACAGTCCGGCAAAGGGTCTGAACATCATCCAAGGCCGCAAAGTTTTGATAAAGTAAAACAATCACAATGCAAAAAACAATCGGTTTGAGTCAGACTCAAACCGATTGCTTTTTACATTCCCTCGCCCATATTTGAAGGTTCTTGTCTTGTGGAATCACAAGAAAACACAAACTTTTTATGGAAAAGTTTTGTGTATTCTAAAACTTCTTGTATTTTTGTAACCGTAAATATACAATATTGTAGTATTATATCAAATTTTCTAGTCTAAATTATCATAAATGTAATATAAATTATGGGGGATTATTCTGACTATTCAGCACCAGAACTGGTGAGGATGCTTGGCAGTCGTTTTAAGGACTATCGACTCAGAGCTAATATGACACAGAAAGAGGTGGCAGAGATGGCTGGTCTTTCCGTGCTAAGTGTCTATCGGTTTGAGAATGGTACGGTAACAAATATCTCGCTCAGCACGTTCCTGCTACTGATGAAGGCAGTGGGCTGCATCAACGACCTGAATGAGCTGATGCCAGAACAGCCAGAGTCTCCTTATTTATATAAAGAGACCAAGAAGATTCAACGTGTAAGGCATAAGAAAGTATGAGAGAGGTGTTAAAGGTATTTCTATGGGGGCAGGAGATTGGTCGTTTGTCGTGGAATGATGCCAGAAAGACAACCTTTTTCGTCTATAATCCAGAGTTCCTGAAAGGTTCTTTGGATGTAGCTCCGCTTGCTGCCTCAATTCATCATCCATTGAGTACACGTGCCATCTTTGGTGAAGCAGAACGTATTTATCAGAAACTGCCGTCGTTTATAGCCGACTCCCTGCCAGATGCATGGGGTAACCAACTCTTTGAACAGTGGCGAAAAGAAAACATACTGACAGAAAGGAGTGTTACCTCTTTGGAGAAGTTGGCATTCATTGGCAGACGTGGTATGGGCGCCTTAGAATTCGTTCCTGAAATAGAGCGAGGCACAATGAACGACAAGATTGACATCAAGGCATTGGCAGATCTAGCTGAAAAGATTGCCATCGAACGCGAAAACGTGAGAATATTGCCTGATGAGTCATTGACTTTACAATCGTTGATATCCGTTGGCACCTCTGCTGGTGGACGTCAGCCCAAGGGGATTATTGCCATGAATCGTGAGACTGGTGAGATTCGTAGCGGTCAGGTGGATTTAGAATCTAGCTACGATTACTATATCCTGAAGTTTGGAGACAATAGACGTTCGTCTGCAGAGTTGGAGCAGACCTATTACGAAATGGCATTGGCAGCTGGCATTAGCATGATGGAGTCCAGAATGCTTGAGGTGGATGGAACAAAACATTTCCTCACCAAGCGATTTGATCGTGATGAGAACGGGAAACTGCACACGCAGACATTAGCAGCGATGGATCCAGAAGCCGACTCCTACGAAAAGCTTTTCGCTGTATGTCGCAAGTTGCATCTACCAGAAGTGGATTGCCAAGAACTCTTTCGCCGTATGGTGTTCAACATATTGGCCAACAACACCGATGACCACCATAAGAACTTTACGTTCATCATGGATCGCCAAGGCAGGTGGCGCCTATCGCCTGCCTATGATATGACCTATATCTTTGACTCAGGCGGTTATCTTCCCAACAAGGAGCATTGCCTGATGATTGGCGGCAAATATCAGGACATCACACTCGACGATATCATTTCGTTTGCAAGCGAAAATGGTATCCGTGCGCCTAAATCCATCATTAATAAAGTAGCTACGGCAGTGTCGACATTCAGGTCGCTGGCAAAGAAAAACGGTGTATCTGATGAATGGACAGGCCGAGTAGAAACTACTATCATCGCCCATTTGAAAGCTTGGGGCGAATGGAATGAAGAGAACAACACAGCGCTGTTTCTTCAAGT
This region of Prevotella sp. E13-27 genomic DNA includes:
- a CDS encoding DUF4980 domain-containing protein, with the protein product MKRVLLTLTVLLAVTLMEAQVTPIVLGDSHAMLKMMQGKKFVLLPVQEAEDIASIAVLDNSNNMVQRLNVKLAIDRVDYYVPYELKGAALLDIEFHGDRRQKGAVGEFVCWKEIEFSDTFDTTNRERFRPVYHHTPLYGWMNDPNGMFFKDGTWHLYYQWNPYGSQWENMHWGHSTSRDLIHWETHPIALEPDWLGSIFSGSCVTNGDEVVAFYTSAGMHQTQSMAVSKDGGRTFEKYSGNPVLTTSDVPDFRDPRPFWNEDIKAWNLILAAGQEMRIYSSKDLKEWKYESSFGKGYGNHSGVWECPDLFKINNKWVLICNINPGGPFGGSATQYFVGQFDGHKFTCESMPKVTKWMDYGKDHYATVSFYNAPENRRVVMAWMSNWQYANHVPTKQYRSGNSIPRDLGLFTCGEETYVSVVPSKEMLTLRGAKVKKPTEACEIIIDTKSMTEIVLSNSKGEQVTMVYDAQKQTFSMDRTKSGKLSFSEAFPCVTTAPTYGTIKQLRLFIDRCSIEAFDAEGKMSMTNLVFPSEPYTNIKIKGGKATIYEIKY
- a CDS encoding MFS transporter: MGNQNKSIYFIPVMLCFFCMGFVDLVGIASNYVKEDLALTDSVANVFPSLVFFWFLIFSVPTGMLMNKIGRKKTVLLSLVVTVVSLILPLFGESFGIMLVAFSLLGIGNALMQTSLNPLVSTVMGGGNLASTLTFGQFIKAIASFSAPYLAMWGATMVIPEFGLNWRVLFGIFLVVGILSTILLFVTPIEEQPIEGKPSTFAECFKLLGTPIVLLSFLGIMCHVGIDVGTNTTAPKILMERLGMTLNEAAFATSLYFIFRTIGCLTGSFFLRVLKMRTFFIISVCMMALSMCGLFVGTEKWILYAAIALVGYGNSNVFSMCFATALESMPTKQNEVSGLMIMGLFGGTIFPLFMGLLSDAMGQAGAVLVMAVGVVYLFMYIKQCSR
- a CDS encoding carbohydrate kinase family protein, whose protein sequence is MNKRYVVGLGEVLWDVLPEGKKLGGAPANFAYHAGQFLGMNNTIAVSALGEDKLADETIEALKEHGLNDLLPRVPYPTGTVQVQLDEQGIPTYDIKENVAWDNIPFDDDIAEIARNCRAVCFGSLAQRNVVSRETIQKFLDATPDDCLKIFDINLRQQFYTQEILRESFQRCNILKINDEELVLIGRMFGYPGLDIENKCWLILGKYNLDMLVLTCGTNGSYVFTPGHVSFQETPKVKVADTVGAGDSFTGSFVGSILNGKSVPEAHSTAVQVSAYVCTQNGAMPTYPEELLK
- a CDS encoding helix-turn-helix domain-containing protein: MGDYSDYSAPELVRMLGSRFKDYRLRANMTQKEVAEMAGLSVLSVYRFENGTVTNISLSTFLLLMKAVGCINDLNELMPEQPESPYLYKETKKIQRVRHKKV
- a CDS encoding type II toxin-antitoxin system HipA family toxin, whose translation is MREVLKVFLWGQEIGRLSWNDARKTTFFVYNPEFLKGSLDVAPLAASIHHPLSTRAIFGEAERIYQKLPSFIADSLPDAWGNQLFEQWRKENILTERSVTSLEKLAFIGRRGMGALEFVPEIERGTMNDKIDIKALADLAEKIAIERENVRILPDESLTLQSLISVGTSAGGRQPKGIIAMNRETGEIRSGQVDLESSYDYYILKFGDNRRSSAELEQTYYEMALAAGISMMESRMLEVDGTKHFLTKRFDRDENGKLHTQTLAAMDPEADSYEKLFAVCRKLHLPEVDCQELFRRMVFNILANNTDDHHKNFTFIMDRQGRWRLSPAYDMTYIFDSGGYLPNKEHCLMIGGKYQDITLDDIISFASENGIRAPKSIINKVATAVSTFRSLAKKNGVSDEWTGRVETTIIAHLKAWGEWNEENNTALFLQVIKE